The Nitrospira tepida genome includes a window with the following:
- a CDS encoding NAD(P)H-dependent glycerol-3-phosphate dehydrogenase, translated as MTDSTRTFHRIAVVGAGAWGTALAAHLARKSLSVALWAYEPEVVETIRRERENRMFLPGIALPPSLGATHSLAEALKGAEVLLFAVPSHAARSVLTRIHETGHPAGPVISATKGIEEGSFELMSEVVIHTWLRGNADLLAVLSGPSFAGEVARELPTAVTLAGSDRELVRDLQALLMTPRFRVYGSSDVVGVQLGGALKNVIALAAGVVDGLGLGHNTRAALITRGLAEIIRLGQAMGADPRTFYGLSGVGDLVLTSTGPASRNHQVGLRLGQGERLTDILNSMQAVAEGVRTARAALGLARRHRVDMPIVQEVCAVLFEGKACDRAVRDLMERGAKEEVVC; from the coding sequence ATGACTGACTCCACTCGAACATTCCATCGCATCGCCGTCGTCGGAGCCGGCGCCTGGGGAACGGCCCTTGCGGCCCATCTCGCCAGGAAGTCGCTTTCCGTCGCCTTGTGGGCCTATGAGCCGGAGGTGGTGGAGACGATCCGCAGAGAGCGCGAGAACCGAATGTTTCTCCCTGGCATTGCCCTTCCTCCCTCCTTGGGCGCGACCCACTCGCTCGCGGAGGCGCTAAAGGGAGCAGAGGTCCTCTTGTTTGCGGTGCCCTCTCATGCGGCCCGGTCGGTCCTGACGCGCATCCACGAGACCGGTCATCCGGCCGGTCCCGTGATCAGCGCGACGAAGGGCATCGAAGAAGGCTCGTTTGAGCTGATGTCTGAAGTCGTGATCCACACGTGGCTGCGTGGCAACGCGGACCTGTTGGCCGTGCTGTCCGGTCCCAGCTTTGCCGGCGAAGTGGCCAGAGAGTTGCCGACCGCCGTCACCTTGGCCGGGTCGGACCGCGAATTGGTGCGCGATCTCCAAGCGCTGCTCATGACGCCACGATTCCGGGTCTACGGCAGCAGCGATGTCGTGGGGGTGCAGCTCGGCGGCGCGCTCAAGAACGTGATCGCGCTCGCCGCCGGCGTGGTGGATGGGTTGGGCCTTGGGCACAACACGCGCGCGGCGCTGATCACGCGGGGGCTGGCAGAGATCATTCGCCTCGGGCAGGCGATGGGCGCCGACCCGCGCACCTTCTACGGCCTGTCCGGCGTGGGAGATCTCGTGCTGACGTCGACGGGACCGGCCAGCCGCAACCATCAGGTGGGGCTGCGACTCGGGCAAGGAGAGCGGCTGACCGACATCTTGAACAGCATGCAGGCCGTAGCGGAGGGGGTGCGCACCGCCCGGGCGGCGCTGGGCCTGGCCCGGCGCCACCGGGTCGATATGCCGATCGTCCAAGAAGTCTGCGCGGTGCTCTTCGAAGGGAAGGCTTGCGACCGTGCCGTGAGGGATCTGATGGAGCGGGGCGCGAAGGAAGAGGTGGTCTGTTGA
- the larB gene encoding nickel pincer cofactor biosynthesis protein LarB, which translates to MTREQVTRLLAQFRRGRLDESAVVDRLRSLPAEHLGFATVDHHRSLRQGFPEVIFCEGKTTAQVTAIAARLLKRHRLLLATRVSPETARALMKLDRLARHHPEARIVTVQPGRREQKGHVLVLTAGTADVPVAEEARITAEVMGSRVETLYDVGVAGIHRVLSQHKRLQQARVLVVVAGMDGVLPSVVGGLVDRPVIAVPTSTGYGASLGGFAALLTMLNACAAGVGVMNIDNGFGAGCLAHRINMLGEERRLSIVKRLPHRLLSPRGRGGRNSRLRD; encoded by the coding sequence ATGACACGCGAGCAGGTCACGCGGCTGTTGGCGCAATTTCGACGGGGCCGGCTCGATGAGTCGGCGGTCGTCGATCGGCTGCGGTCTCTTCCGGCCGAGCACCTGGGTTTCGCGACGGTCGATCATCACCGGTCCCTCCGGCAGGGGTTTCCCGAGGTTATTTTTTGCGAGGGCAAGACCACGGCGCAGGTGACGGCGATCGCCGCGCGGCTCCTCAAGCGGCACCGGTTGCTGTTGGCGACCCGCGTCTCGCCCGAAACGGCGCGAGCCTTGATGAAGCTGGACCGTTTGGCCCGGCACCATCCGGAGGCGCGCATCGTCACCGTGCAACCGGGGCGGCGTGAACAGAAGGGCCATGTGCTTGTGCTCACGGCTGGGACCGCGGACGTTCCCGTGGCCGAAGAGGCCCGTATCACCGCGGAGGTGATGGGCAGCCGTGTGGAGACCCTCTATGACGTCGGAGTCGCCGGCATCCATCGCGTGCTCAGTCAGCACAAGCGTCTGCAACAGGCCCGGGTCCTGGTGGTTGTGGCGGGGATGGACGGGGTGCTCCCCAGCGTGGTCGGCGGGCTGGTGGACCGGCCGGTAATCGCGGTACCCACGAGCACGGGCTACGGAGCGAGCCTCGGCGGCTTCGCGGCGCTCCTGACCATGCTGAATGCCTGCGCGGCGGGGGTCGGGGTCATGAACATCGACAATGGGTTCGGCGCGGGCTGCCTCGCGCACCGGATCAATATGCTGGGGGAGGAACGTCGGTTGTCAATCGTCAAACGCCTCCCTCACCGCCTCCTCTCCCCCAGGGGGAGAGGGGGACGCAACAGTCGGCTACGAGATTGA
- the larC gene encoding nickel pincer cofactor biosynthesis protein LarC — protein MTMHLHFDCFSGISGDMMLGALVDGGLPVKDLRRGLASLGITGYEIRAKKVMRNVIQATKVDVVIHRSMKHPLTFRQILRLIEGSRLPARVKELGREVFTHIAEAESVVHGVPVEQVHFHEVGVVDSLVDVMGTLLGCQLLGVSRVTASPVNVGTGFEQSAHGTLPVPGPAVARLAQGVPIYSEGPRREFTTPTGIAVLRTLVEEFRALPPMSPTAVGYGAGEADPYGWPNVLRLFLGEVRDGAGADTESVFEIETNLDDLNPQVYETVMERLFAAGALDVTLAPVVMKRGRPGTVLTALANKDRTRQVADVMLRETTALGVRYREVAREVLPRTFQRVSTKYGPVRMKVASRNGVPIRAVPEYADCRALAERSGKPVREIMEEAIVTYHRKPARSPSGKRSQRKRA, from the coding sequence ATGACCATGCATCTCCATTTTGATTGTTTCTCCGGGATCAGCGGCGACATGATGCTGGGGGCCCTGGTCGATGGGGGTTTGCCAGTCAAAGATCTCCGCCGCGGGCTCGCGTCGCTCGGCATCACGGGCTATGAGATCCGGGCCAAAAAAGTCATGCGCAACGTCATCCAGGCCACCAAGGTCGATGTGGTGATCCATCGATCGATGAAACACCCCTTGACCTTTCGCCAGATCCTGCGGCTGATCGAGGGGAGCCGATTGCCGGCGCGGGTCAAAGAGTTGGGACGAGAAGTCTTCACGCACATTGCGGAAGCCGAGAGCGTTGTGCATGGCGTGCCGGTGGAACAGGTGCATTTTCACGAGGTCGGGGTGGTCGACTCGCTCGTCGATGTGATGGGCACGTTGCTGGGCTGCCAATTGTTGGGCGTGTCGCGCGTCACGGCCTCTCCGGTCAATGTCGGGACCGGCTTCGAGCAGTCGGCCCATGGGACCCTGCCGGTTCCCGGTCCTGCGGTCGCGCGCCTGGCGCAGGGTGTGCCGATCTACAGCGAAGGCCCGAGACGGGAATTCACGACCCCGACCGGCATCGCGGTGCTTCGCACGCTCGTGGAGGAGTTCCGCGCCCTCCCGCCGATGTCGCCCACGGCCGTCGGGTACGGAGCCGGAGAGGCCGATCCTTACGGATGGCCGAATGTGCTGCGGCTGTTTCTCGGGGAAGTCCGGGACGGCGCCGGCGCCGACACGGAGTCGGTCTTTGAGATCGAGACGAACCTCGACGACCTGAATCCCCAGGTCTACGAAACCGTCATGGAACGGCTCTTTGCGGCCGGCGCATTGGACGTGACCTTGGCGCCGGTCGTGATGAAACGGGGGCGGCCCGGCACGGTGCTGACGGCGCTTGCCAACAAGGATCGAACCCGCCAAGTGGCGGACGTGATGCTGCGGGAGACCACCGCTTTGGGCGTTCGCTATCGGGAAGTGGCCCGCGAGGTGCTGCCGCGCACGTTTCAGCGCGTGTCGACGAAGTACGGGCCGGTCCGGATGAAGGTGGCGTCGCGCAACGGCGTGCCGATCAGGGCGGTGCCGGAATATGCGGATTGCCGGGCGCTGGCCGAGCGGTCAGGCAAGCCCGTGCGGGAGATCATGGAAGAGGCGATCGTGACCTATCATCGCAAGCCCGCGCGCTCGCCCTCCGGGAAACGGTCGCAGAGGAAACGAGCGTGA
- a CDS encoding sodium:calcium antiporter, with translation MTIVLYTLLFLASIVVTLAGCHLFTNGIEWVGKRLNVSEGAVGSIFAAIGTTLPETSIPIIAIFFGTGPEQTAVGLGAILGAPFMLSTLVLPILAGLLLLYARLGKRTAKFHLNYREVRLDLQFFLLGYGAALLCALTPNKALHYAAATLLIAAYLYYMKMKLSAPGEEGEGSAVEPLLFAKQSAKPSFGMIGLQAAVGMAGLVGGAHMFVTAAHSLAESLHVAPLILALLIAPLATELPEMSNSFLWLYRKKDQLAVGNVTGAMVFQGTFPVSLGLIGTEWALGPSALLTMVLAVFAGGVTLLQLLGGGHWRPWLLTGGAILYIGYTLYLYGS, from the coding sequence GTGACGATTGTCCTCTACACGCTCCTGTTCCTCGCGTCGATTGTCGTCACGCTCGCCGGCTGCCACCTCTTCACCAACGGGATCGAGTGGGTCGGCAAGCGGCTGAATGTCTCCGAAGGCGCCGTCGGCAGCATCTTTGCGGCGATCGGCACGACCTTGCCGGAAACCTCCATTCCGATCATCGCCATTTTCTTTGGAACCGGACCGGAACAGACCGCGGTCGGACTCGGGGCGATCCTGGGCGCGCCCTTCATGCTCAGCACGCTGGTCTTGCCGATCCTGGCGGGCTTGCTGCTGCTCTACGCCAGGCTGGGCAAGAGGACGGCCAAGTTTCATTTGAACTATCGGGAGGTCCGGCTGGATCTGCAATTCTTTCTGCTGGGCTACGGCGCCGCGCTGCTCTGCGCGCTGACGCCCAACAAGGCGCTTCATTATGCCGCCGCGACGCTGTTGATCGCCGCCTATCTCTATTATATGAAGATGAAGCTCTCGGCGCCGGGAGAGGAAGGAGAAGGGTCGGCGGTGGAACCATTGCTCTTTGCGAAGCAATCGGCCAAGCCTTCCTTCGGCATGATCGGCCTTCAGGCGGCGGTCGGCATGGCCGGGCTCGTCGGAGGGGCCCACATGTTCGTGACGGCGGCCCATTCGCTGGCCGAATCGCTCCATGTCGCGCCCCTCATCCTGGCCCTGCTGATTGCGCCGCTCGCGACCGAGCTTCCGGAGATGTCGAACAGCTTTCTCTGGCTCTACCGGAAGAAGGACCAACTCGCGGTGGGTAATGTGACCGGCGCAATGGTCTTCCAGGGAACCTTTCCCGTGTCCCTTGGCCTGATCGGAACCGAATGGGCGCTGGGTCCGTCGGCGCTCCTCACGATGGTCTTGGCCGTATTTGCCGGCGGGGTCACCTTGCTGCAATTGCTGGGAGGCGGACACTGGCGCCCCTGGCTGTTGACCGGCGGCGCGATCCTGTATATTGGCTACACCCTCTATCTCTATGGCTCGTGA
- the pdxA gene encoding 4-hydroxythreonine-4-phosphate dehydrogenase PdxA: MARDRDRIAGDRPPLLGITMGDPAGIGPEVVAKALAKASVRRGCRLLVIGSFPVMERALKLLRSPLKAVKVTDVGLVSAGPKQVPVWDPLPQPLDSFEIGKAAPETGAASVSFITEAVRLAEAGLIDAMVTAPINKEAMHMGGYRYPGHTELLADLTKSTEVGMMILGGPLKIMFTTTHVALRELPEKLTVTAIVKAIRLADLALRESFCIRKPRIGVAALNPHAGEHGLFGDEEQTTIQPAVAQARLAGIDASDPLPADTLFGKAARGAYDGVVALYHDQGLIPLKLVAFGTCVNMTVGLPIIRTSVDHGTAYDIAGRGVAEPGSLLEAIKLAAQLVRIRRQAARTGSRRTSR; the protein is encoded by the coding sequence ATGGCTCGTGACAGAGACAGAATCGCGGGCGATCGGCCGCCCCTGCTGGGTATCACGATGGGGGACCCGGCCGGGATCGGTCCGGAAGTCGTGGCAAAGGCGCTGGCCAAGGCCTCGGTCCGCCGTGGATGCCGGCTCCTCGTCATCGGGTCTTTTCCCGTGATGGAGCGGGCGCTCAAGCTGCTGCGCTCGCCCTTGAAGGCGGTGAAGGTCACCGATGTCGGGCTGGTCTCGGCCGGACCGAAGCAGGTGCCGGTTTGGGATCCCCTGCCCCAGCCATTGGATTCTTTCGAGATCGGCAAGGCGGCGCCGGAAACAGGCGCCGCCTCCGTTTCCTTCATCACCGAGGCGGTCCGTCTGGCCGAAGCGGGCCTCATCGACGCGATGGTCACCGCGCCGATCAACAAGGAAGCGATGCACATGGGCGGGTACCGCTACCCGGGCCACACGGAGTTGCTGGCCGACCTGACCAAAAGCACCGAGGTCGGCATGATGATCTTGGGCGGGCCGCTGAAGATCATGTTCACGACCACGCACGTTGCGCTCCGGGAGTTGCCCGAGAAATTGACCGTGACGGCGATCGTCAAGGCGATCCGGTTGGCCGACCTCGCGCTGCGGGAGTCGTTCTGCATTCGAAAGCCACGGATCGGGGTAGCGGCGCTCAACCCCCACGCCGGCGAACACGGCTTGTTTGGCGACGAAGAACAGACCACGATCCAACCGGCGGTGGCTCAAGCCCGGCTGGCCGGCATCGATGCGAGCGATCCGCTGCCGGCCGATACGTTATTCGGCAAGGCGGCCAGAGGCGCCTATGACGGAGTGGTGGCCCTCTATCACGACCAAGGGCTCATTCCGTTGAAGCTCGTTGCGTTCGGGACCTGCGTCAACATGACGGTCGGGCTCCCGATCATCCGCACCTCGGTCGATCATGGGACCGCCTACGACATCGCCGGCCGAGGGGTGGCGGAACCGGGCAGTTTGCTTGAGGCGATCAAACTGGCCGCACAGTTGGTCCGTATCCGCCGGCAGGCCGCTCGCACCGGTTCACGCCGGACTTCACGATGA